A genomic window from Gossypium hirsutum isolate 1008001.06 chromosome D12, Gossypium_hirsutum_v2.1, whole genome shotgun sequence includes:
- the LOC121224324 gene encoding probable LRR receptor-like serine/threonine-protein kinase At5g45780: MGVSQFRFFLVLFFVFYVPKWVHGNTELRALMELKASLDPTNKVLESWRSDGDPCSGSFMGVACNEHRKVANISLQGKGLSGKLSPAIAGFKCLSGLYLHYNSLSGKIPQELSQLQELTDLYLNVNNLSGSIPSQIGNMAGLQVLQLCCNQLTGNIPTQIGSLKQLNVVALQYNRLDGKIPPSLGNLRMLKRLDLSFNSLFDAIPPTLADIPELEILDVRNNTLSGLVPSGLKSLNEGFQGDNNPGLCGTGFPLLRRCGPFDGVNINQVEPFRPHLNNTAPEPGVNSHPSNVQGHCNHTHCSRPSRFPEMPVISGVTTMVFIFTVAGLFAVIHYRRQKQKIGNTSGSSEESFSIDQKKEILRNGSVSPLITLEYSYGWDPLGDGWNGIGFSQEHLNKFRFNLEEVESATRCFSESNLLGKTNFSAVYKGVLKDRSIVAIRSINVTSCKSEEAEFVKGLYLLTSLRHENLVRLRGFCFSRGRGECFLIYDFASKGNLSKYLDLEDGSEPVLDWSTRISIINGTAKGVEYLHKSEANKPPIVHRNISVEKVLIDQQFNPLIADSGLHKIFADDIVYSTLKVSAAMGYLAPEYIMTGRFTEKTDVFAFGVIILQILSGKLLLTSSMRSGAETSKFEDFVDKNLRGEFSESMAAKLGKIALNCTNEEPNDRPSMETIIKELNDYSVSS; this comes from the exons GTTTCGGTTCTTTCTTGTTCTTTTCTTCGTATTCTACGTTCCAAAGTGGGTTCATGGGAACACGGAGCTTAGAGCTTTAATGGAGCTGAAGGCTTCTTTAGACCCAACAAACAAGGTGCTGGAGTCATGGAGGAGTGACGGTGACCCTTGCAGTGGTTCTTTTATGGGTGTGGCTTGTAATGAGCACCGTAAGGTGGCTAACATCTCGTTGCAGGGAAAGGGTCTTTCTGGTAAACTCTCGCCTGCTATTGCGGGATTCAAGTGTCTTTCTGGTTTGTACTTGCATTACAATTCATTATCTGGAAAGATACCACAAGAACTTTCACAACTTCAGGAATTAACTGATCTTTATCTTAATGTTAACAATCTGTCTGGTAGCATCCCTTCTCAGATTGGAAACATGGCTGGTCTACAAG TTCTGCAGTTGTGTTGCAACCAGCTGACAGGGAATATACCTACACAGATTGGGTCTTTGAAGCAACTAAATGTTGTTGCTTTGCAATATAATAGACTAGATGGTAAAATTCCACCCAGCTTAGGGAACTTGAGAATGTTGAAAAGACTTGATTTGAGCTTCAATAGCCTCTTTGATGCAATCCCTCCAACGTTAGCTGATATCCCAGAACTGGAAATTCTAGATGTCCGAAACAATACTCTATCCGGACTTGTTCCTTCAG GTTTGAAGAGCTTAAATGAAGGGTTCCAAGGTGACAACAATCCGGGTCTATGTGGAACCGGTTTTCCATTGTTGAGACGTTGCGGTCCTTTTGATGGTGTGAACATCAACCAGGTTGAACCATTCCGGCCACATTTAAATAACACTGCTCCAGAGCCAGGGGTTAACTCTCACCCATCAAATGTCCAGGGACATTGCAACCACACTCATTGCTCACGCCCATCGAGATTCCCAGAAATGCCTGTTATTTCAGGGGTTACTACGATGGTTTTCATTTTTACCGTTGCCGGACTTTTTGCAGTTATTCACTACCGTAGGCAGAAACAGAAGATTGGAAATACATCTGGTTCTTCCGAAGAGAGCTTTAGCATTGATCAGAAGAAGGAAATTCTCAGGAATGGAAGTGTTTCACCACTCATAACACTTGAATATTCATATGGATGGGATCCATTAGGCGATGGCTGGAATGGCATTGGATTTTCCCAGGAGCATTTGAATAAGTTCAGGTTCAACTTAGAAGAAGTTGAGTCCGCAACTCGATGCTTTTCCGAGTCGAATTTACTGGGAAAGACAAACTTTTCGGCTGTCTACAAAGGGGTTCTAAAAGACCGTTCTATTGTAGCCATTAGAAGCATAAACGTAACTAGCTGCAAGTCCGAGGAAGCAGAGTTTGTTAAGGGATTGTACTTGTTAACCTCCTTGAGACACGAAAACCTTGTCAGGCTACGAGGTTTTTGTTTCTCAAGGGGCAGAGGCGAATGTTTTCTCATTTATGACTTTGCTTCCAAGGGAAACCTATCCAAATACCTCGATCTAGAAGATGGAAGTGAACCTGTTCTTGACTGGTCGACAAGGATTTCCATCATCAATGGCACTGCAAAAG GTGTGGAATATTTGCACAAAAGTGAAGCAAACAAACCACCCATAGTCCACCGCAACATATCTGTGGAGAAAGTTCTCATCGACCAACAATTCAACCCATTGATTGCTGACTCTGGTCTCCATAAGATTTTTGCCGATGACATTGTCTATTCAACTCTGAAAGTGAGTGCAGCCATGGGTTATCTAGCACCGGAGTACATTATGACAGGACGTTTTACGGAGAAGACCGACGTGTTTGCATTTGGGGTGATCATTCTCCAAATCCTGTCTGGTAAACTACTACTCACAAGCTCAATGAGGTCGGGGGCGGAAACTAGCAAGTTCGAAGATTTTGTCGATAAAAATCTCAGGGGAGAGTTTTCTGAATCCATGGCAGCTAAGCTGGGGAAAATTGCACTTAATTGCACCAATGAAGAACCTAATGACAGACCAAGCATGGAAACAATTATTAAAGAGCTAAATGATTACAGTGTCAGTTCTTGA
- the LOC121224325 gene encoding putative transferase At4g12130, mitochondrial: MHRFRSSLLSHHRCLHSLQNAGPLCSHLKSRSVIRFSGPDTIKFLQGLLSNDVRRFGEPPREENSPIPTPNVASVVVPPMYAALLTPQGRFLYDLFLYRPPRPEEKLDRTGSGPGNGSGGSVEILADVDNSISDELLATLKKYRLRSKVDIDNVAEDFSCWQRYGRDLSGKTPTVEEPEADSVGWGGGVDRADMSASHSSDVGWQWFKDPRLGCLGFRGIFPSGTMPPLVESDKETDEENYLMWRLEKGIAEGSTEIPKGEAIPLEYNFAGLNAISFDKGCYVGQELIARTHHRGVIRKRLLPLKFLDNNGKEVEGKVTPGSEVINTASGKKLGSVTTALGFRGMGVLRLDNAFKDTLTIQGQEDIKVMAIRPDWWPAEWFQDQQHTAVA; the protein is encoded by the exons ATGCACCGTTTCAGGTCCTCTCTTCTCTCCCACCATCGTTGCCTTCACAGCCTCCAAAACGCTGGTCCACTATGCTCTCACTTAAAATCCCGCTCTGTAATCCGGTTTTCAGGACCCGACACCATCAAATTCCTTCAGGGTCTTTTATCAAACGATGTACGGAGGTTCGGTGAACCCCCACGTGAAGAGAACTCCCCCATTCCTACGCCGAACGTGGCCTCTGTTGTAGTTCCTCCTATGTATGCAGCTCTTTTGACGCCTCAAGGAAGGTTTTTGTATGACTTGTTCTTATATAGGCCGCCACGGCCGGAGGAGAAGCTGGACAGGACTGGGTCGGGTCCAGGTAATGGGTCTGGTGGGTCGGTGGAGATTTTAGCTGATGTTGATAACTCGATCTCGGATGAGTTGTTGGCGACTCTTAAGAA ATACCGGTTGAGGTCTAAAGTAGATATTGATAATGTGGCAGAAGACTTCAGTTGCTGGCAGAGGTACGGGCGTGACCTTTCTGGAAAAACCCCTACTGTCGAGGAACCAGAGGCGGATTCCGTTGGTTGGGGTGGTGGTGTTGATCGTGCTGACATGTCAGCTTCACATAGCAGTGATGTTGGATGGCAATGGTTTAAGGATCCCAGATTAGGTTGTCTAGGTTTTAGGGGGATTTTTCCGTCTGGTACAATGC CGCCATTAGTTGAGTCGGATAAAGAAACAGATGAGGAGAATTACCTTATGTGGAGATTAGAGAAGGGAATTGCTGAGGGCTCAACTGAAATTCCCAAAG GGGAAGCGATTCCACTTGAATACAATTTCGCAGGTCTAAACGCAATCAGTTTCGATAAAGGGTGCTATGTGGGGCAAGAACTTATAGCTCGTACACACCATAGGGGGGTTATTCGCAAGCGTTTGCTTCCTTTAAAATTTCTCGATAATAACGGAAAAG AGGTGGAGGGGAAAGTTACCCCTGGTTCAGAGGTGATCAACACTGCCTCTGGTAAGAAGCTAGGGAGTGTAACCACTGCACTTGGCTTTCGTGGAATGGGTGTCTTGCGGCTTGACAATGCATTCAAAGACACATTGACGATACAGGGGCAAGAAGATATAAAGGTTATGGCAATTAGACCAGATTGGTGGCCTGCAGAATGGTTTCAAGATCAACAACATACTGCTGTTGCATAG
- the LOC121224326 gene encoding uncharacterized protein: protein MKLVWSPETASKAYIDTVKYCELHHESGVAELVSAMAAGWNARFIVETWSQGGATATSVGLAVASSHTNGRHVSIVPDERSRLEYVEALEEAGMSPPEVIVGEPEEAMNRLNGIDFMVVDSQRRDFSRVLRLAKLSNRGAVLICKNASSKNGSSFKWRSVIDDGSRRLVRSVFLPVGKGLDIAHIATSGGNSGSGKVQRRWIKHVDRQSGEEHVIRK, encoded by the exons ATGAAGCTAGTTTGGTCTCCGGAGACAGCATCCAAGGCTTATATCGATACTGTTAAATAT TGTGAACTTCATCATGAATCTGGTGTAGCAGAGCTTGTTTCAGCCATGGCAGCCGGCTGGAACGCGAGATTCATTGTGGAGACATGGTCACAGGGTGGCGCTACCGCGACAAGCGTTGGCCTGGCCGTTGCTAGCAGCCATACAAATGGAAGACATGTATCTATAGTCCCCGACGAAAGATCAAGATTAGAATACGTCGAGGCCTTAGAAGAAGCCGGTATGTCACCGCCCGAAGTCATCGTCGGGGAACCTGAGGAAGCAATGAATCGGTTAAACGGCATAGATTTCATGGTGGTGGATAGTCAGCGAAGGGACTTTTCCAGGGTATTAAGGCTAGCGAAACTGAGTAACCGAGGGGCAGTTCTTATATGCAAGAACGCTAGTTCCAAAAATGGTTCCAGTTTCAAATGGAGAAGCGTGATCGATGATGGTTCACGACGGCTTGTCCGTTCTGTGTTTCTTCCGGTAGGGAAAGGCTTGGACATCGCACATATAGCCACCAGTGGGGGAAATTCAGGTTCAGGCAAAGTCCAAAGGCGGTGGATCAAACATGTTGATCGTCAATCTGGGGAAGAACATGTCATACGAAAATAG
- the LOC107946956 gene encoding IRK-interacting protein, translated as MAPSSSPSSSCSASSSKSPPPPHQSPFFTPIQECEREGQEDGGTTPNVCRDKAVTPKHFATPLHAKTTAKSNARKRHESAGNGGDGEDGSVSCNKCRPHSREKISVVPLDNNNGVNKHSFSMASPNGIFKSIFHSLTRKSPKSTDVFTSREEQWRIAVAELTHKLIQATRKRDEALLEASRLKHSMAELEKKLDKLEVDCHNLKSGLGECNSKSPYRMGKAHHPHQDRVIRANEKVIQQFLISVSEARSSIRLLSRSLSMQLRHMGSKVCERISLLLQPYDIKVSHSKNPKSLLLYLEALLSNAFFEDFESVGFRKNAVNHILNPIDRCEANYGSFNNLQGLTWEEVLNKGTRYFSEEFSKFCDRKMSEIVAMLGWTRAWPEPLLQAFFVASKSVWLVHLLANSVHPGLPIFRVDKGVRFDSLYMEDMGGERAMKLVPSMVRIMITPGFYVYGNVIKCKVICRYYNNLDTSLINKGLTPSP; from the exons ATGgctccttcttcttctccttcatcTTCTTGTTCTGCTTCTTCCTCTAAATCTCCTCCTCCACCTCATCAGTCCCCTTTTTTCACTCCA ATTCAAGAATGTGAAAGGGAGGGACAAGAAGATGGTGGTACTACCCCAAACGTATGCAGGGACAAAGCGGTGACCCCAAAGCACTTCGCAACGCCCCTCCATGCTAAAACCACTGCAAAATCCAACGCCAGGAAACGTCACGAGTCTGCTGGAAATGGTGGTGATGGTGAAGATGGCTCTGTTTCTTGCAACAAGTGCAGGCCTCACTCCAGGGAGAAGATCTCCGTGGTTCCTTTAGACAACAACAATGGAGTTAACAAGCATTCCTTTTCCATGGCAAGTCCTAATGGGATATTCAAGTCCATTTTCCATTCTTTAACAAGAAAGAGTCCCAAATCAACTGATGTGTTTACATCCAGAGAAGAGCAGTGGAGAATTGCTGTCGCTGAACTCACACACAAACTTATTCAAGCTACAAGAAAGAGAGATGAAGCACTGCTGGAAGCTTCGAGGTTGAAGCACTCCATGGCTGAGCTTGAGAAGAAGCTTGACAAGCTTGAAGTTGACTGTCATAATTTGAAGTCAGGTCTGGGTGAATGTAACAGCAAGTCTCCTTATAGAATGGGTAAAGCTCATCATCCTCATCAAGATAGGGTCATTAGAGCTAATGAAAAAGTGATTCAACAATTCTTGATCTCTGTCTCTGAAGCTAGGTCTTCCATCAGACTTTTAAGTAGATCACTCAGCATGCAATTAAGGCACATGGGTAGCAAAGTTTGTGAGAGGATATCTCTGCTATTACAACCTTATGATATAAAGGTTTCCCACTCGAAGAACCCCAAAAGCCTTCTTCTTTATCTCGAAGCTTTGTTGAGCAATGCTTTCTTCGAAGATTTCGAATCCGTTGGGTTTCGGAAGAATGCTGTGAACCACATATTGAACCCCATCGATCGTTGTGAAGCCAATTACGGGTCTTTCAATAACTTACAAGGTTTAACATGGGAGGAGGTCCTGAATAAAGGGACGAGATATTTCAGCGAGGAGTTCAGCAAGTTTTGTGACAGGAAAATGAGTGAGATCGTGGCTATGTTGGGATGGACCAGAGCTTGGCCGGAGCCATTGTTGCAAGCCTTTTTTGTTGCGTCAAAGAGTGTGTGGTTGGTGCACCTTTTGGCCAACTCGGTGCACCCTGGCTTACCAATCTTCAGGGTGGATAAAGGGGTAAGGTTTGATTCACTATACATGGAGGACATGGGTGGTGAAAGAGCCATGAAACTGGTTCCGAGCATGGTTCGGATCATGATCACACCAGGTTTCTATGTCTATGGGAACGTAATCAAATGCAAGGTTATTTGCAGGTACTACAACAACCTGGATACTAGTTTAATCAATAAGGGCTTAACCCCATCCCCTTAG